CAGCATCTCGACGATTGGGGCGACCCCGTTGCCGAGCTTGGCGTTGCTCTTGGGATTGTAGACCGGGACGACCCCCTTGCGGGCGGCCAGGGCGATTTCCTCGCCGGTCAGGAAGACGCAGTGGGCCGCGGTCACATGGTGGTCCAGGAGCCCCAGCGTGTCGAGGTACGCGAGGGGCGTGAGGCCGTAGTGTTCCCGGCAGAAGGTCACGTCCCAAGGCGTCTCGGAGACGTGGATGTGGAACCACAGGCGGCGGCAGGCGGCCGTTTCGACCAGCCAGCGGAAGAAGTCCGGGGTGCAGGCGTAGGCCGTCGATGGGGCCAGGCAGACGTCGATGAGGGCGTCGGCGCCAGCCCCGTGCCATCGATCGACGTACCGGAGGATCTCCGCCTTCCGCTCCGCGTCGCCGATCATCAGCTCCGGGGGGATCCACTGGTTGGCCGCGTTGAGCGCCCCCACTCCCCGAAACCCCAGGTCTTGCCAGGCTTCGAAGACGCTGGGCAGGGTCTTGTCCATGTTGATGCAGGCGGTGATGCCGCCGCGGACCATCTCCAGGGCCCCCAGCATCGACCAGCAGTAGCCGATCTCCGTCTCACCGTTCTTAGCGCCGGCCTGAATCTCGTTGGTGAACGGGAAGATCACCTCGGCCAGCCATTCCTGGAGGGGCAGGTCGTCCCGCCGGCCCCGGAGGAGGGTCTGATACAGGTGGGTATGGGCGTTGACGAACCCGGGCATGACCACCCGGCCGGTGGCATCGATCACCGTCGCCTCCGGCGGTGCGTCGAGGTCGCGACCGACCGCCGCAATCCGGTTGCCGGAGACGAGCAGGTCGGCCTGCTCCGCGATCGTCCTTGCGTCCTGAATCAGGAACCTGGCGTTCTTGATGAGAAGGGACAAGGCAGGACCCCTCTCTTCGGCGGGATCGATCGGGTTGGGGCGCCGGGCTCCGGCGAGGGCGCCGGGCCTAGCTGAAGAACGACTTGGCCAGAAGGTCCGGACGGATCATCCCGGCGCTGAAGGTCCTGCCGGTGGCAATGTTGTTCATTACG
The sequence above is a segment of the Bacillota bacterium genome. Coding sequences within it:
- a CDS encoding amidohydrolase family protein, coding for MSLLIKNARFLIQDARTIAEQADLLVSGNRIAAVGRDLDAPPEATVIDATGRVVMPGFVNAHTHLYQTLLRGRRDDLPLQEWLAEVIFPFTNEIQAGAKNGETEIGYCWSMLGALEMVRGGITACINMDKTLPSVFEAWQDLGFRGVGALNAANQWIPPELMIGDAERKAEILRYVDRWHGAGADALIDVCLAPSTAYACTPDFFRWLVETAACRRLWFHIHVSETPWDVTFCREHYGLTPLAYLDTLGLLDHHVTAAHCVFLTGEEIALAARKGVVPVYNPKSNAKLGNGVAPIVEMLAAGMTVALGTDGPASNDSMDLFEEMRAAAMLQKVHHR